TTGCCCTTAATTTTTTAAAGAAAGTATCTCGTTTATATGCTTTTTAAGTTTTAACGCTTCTTCTGGTTTACCCATTTGAACATAAAGATCAACTAAGTTCTGAGATACAGTAGCTACATTTGGATGATTTTTGCCAAGAGATTTTTCTAAAATTAAAATAGAACGTTTAAATAATTCTTCAGCTTCTTTATATTTCTTATTGACACTATATAATTCTGCAAGATTATTTAAAGATACTGCAACATCTGGATTATCCTTGCCTAAGGCTTTTTCTCTTATCCTTAATGCTTCTTTTAGTAGAGGTTCTGCTAGAGAATATTTTTCAAGGGTTCTATAAAGTACTGCTAAATTATTTAATGAAACTGCAACATCCAAATCATCCTTACCTAAAGTTTTTTCTCTAATCTTTAAAGCTTGTTTACATAATTTTTCACTGTTATCATAATCACCAGTAATCCTATATAAAACAGCAAGATTACTTAGATCTTTTGCAACAATTGGATTTTCTTTCCCAAATATTTCCTTATCTATTTCAATTGCTTTTTTATAAAGCATCTCAGCTTCAGAATATTTTCTAGTTGCTCTGTATAATTCAGCTAAATTGTTATAGGAAGTAGCTACATTTTCATGATTCTTACCAAATGAATCTTGTGCAAACTTTAATGCATGTTCAGCAGCTTGAATAGCTTCTGAATACTTTCCTTGCCTGTAAAGAATAACCACATTTGAACTTATCTTCTTCCATTTGCTATCAAGTTCAGATGAGGCTTTAGTTGCTTGCTGTCTTGTACAACCAGTACAAGCAAATATTAAAATTAGCAACAAAATTAAATTCTTTATTGTTTTATTATAAATCATTAAAACAATATTATAACTTATTTAGTTACTGCCCATCTGTCAAGGGTGTGTTAAGCAATTCGGGGTAACTTGTCCCACTGACCATTAAAAATGGTATCACGAAGAACAAGAAGTTTTTTAGCATTAAACAATCTCCATCTTTTAGATGCAGATTTCATCCTGTACTCCATTTGAGTTTTAATT
This genomic interval from Candidatus Melainabacteria bacterium contains the following:
- a CDS encoding tetratricopeptide repeat protein — protein: MIYNKTIKNLILLLILIFACTGCTRQQATKASSELDSKWKKISSNVVILYRQGKYSEAIQAAEHALKFAQDSFGKNHENVATSYNNLAELYRATRKYSEAEMLYKKAIEIDKEIFGKENPIVAKDLSNLAVLYRITGDYDNSEKLCKQALKIREKTLGKDDLDVAVSLNNLAVLYRTLEKYSLAEPLLKEALRIREKALGKDNPDVAVSLNNLAELYSVNKKYKEAEELFKRSILILEKSLGKNHPNVATVSQNLVDLYVQMGKPEEALKLKKHINEILSLKN